A single window of Flavobacterium aestivum DNA harbors:
- the mnmE gene encoding tRNA uridine-5-carboxymethylaminomethyl(34) synthesis GTPase MnmE: MIQNDSIVALATPSGAGAIAVIRISGEDAITIGHSVFRSVKNKDLRLQKSHTLHLGQIVDGQKMLDEVLVSVFKGPNSYTGENTIEISCHGSTYIQQQIIQLLLRKGCRMADAGEFTLRAFLNGKLDLSQAEAVADLISSDNEASHQIAMQQMRGGFSNEIAKLREELLNFASLIELELDFAEEDVEFADRTQFHELLNRIEFVLKRLIDSFAVGNVIKNGIPVAIVGEPNVGKSTLLNALLNEERAIVSEIAGTTRDTIEDELVISGIGFRFIDTAGIRETADVVESIGIKKTFEKIEQAQLVIYLMDSLKFQVSSGDFVIEIEKIKNKYPLKQILIVANKIDQLNDEEISAIRLQLETLNLKQIFLSAKEKLGVDELKNQLLSFVNTGALRNNETIVTNTRHYDSLLKALDEIQKVKFGLETNLSSDLMALDIKEALYQFGMITGQVTNDELLGNIFANFCIGK; the protein is encoded by the coding sequence ATGATCCAAAACGATTCTATAGTAGCCTTAGCCACCCCTTCGGGAGCGGGAGCCATTGCCGTAATTCGAATTTCTGGCGAAGATGCCATTACTATTGGGCACTCTGTTTTTCGATCCGTAAAAAATAAAGATTTAAGACTCCAAAAATCCCACACGCTTCATTTAGGACAAATTGTTGATGGACAAAAAATGCTTGACGAAGTTTTGGTTTCAGTTTTCAAAGGTCCAAATTCATATACAGGCGAGAATACGATTGAAATTTCATGTCACGGTTCGACTTATATTCAGCAACAAATTATTCAGTTACTATTGCGAAAAGGCTGCAGAATGGCCGATGCTGGAGAATTTACTTTAAGGGCTTTCTTGAACGGTAAGTTGGATCTTTCACAAGCCGAGGCTGTAGCCGATTTGATTTCATCAGATAATGAAGCATCACACCAAATTGCAATGCAACAAATGCGTGGAGGTTTCTCTAACGAGATTGCAAAACTACGTGAAGAACTGTTAAATTTTGCTTCGCTCATTGAGCTAGAATTAGATTTTGCCGAAGAAGATGTTGAATTTGCCGACAGAACTCAGTTTCATGAATTATTGAACCGAATTGAGTTTGTTCTCAAACGATTAATTGATTCGTTTGCTGTGGGGAATGTTATCAAAAACGGAATTCCGGTAGCCATTGTTGGTGAACCCAATGTTGGTAAATCTACACTACTGAATGCTTTACTGAATGAAGAGCGTGCTATCGTATCGGAAATTGCAGGAACAACCCGTGATACAATTGAAGACGAATTAGTAATTAGCGGTATTGGTTTTAGATTTATCGATACTGCTGGAATACGAGAAACAGCTGATGTTGTAGAAAGCATAGGAATCAAAAAAACATTCGAAAAAATAGAACAGGCGCAACTTGTTATTTACTTGATGGATAGTTTAAAGTTTCAGGTTTCAAGTGGCGATTTCGTTATTGAAATTGAGAAAATAAAAAACAAATATCCTCTAAAGCAAATTTTAATTGTTGCTAATAAAATAGACCAACTAAACGACGAGGAAATTTCAGCAATACGTCTTCAACTTGAAACTTTAAACTTGAAACAAATTTTTCTAAGTGCCAAAGAGAAATTGGGTGTTGATGAACTTAAAAATCAGTTGCTTTCATTTGTAAACACTGGTGCTTTACGTAATAACGAAACCATCGTAACCAACACCAGACATTACGATTCTCTACTCAAAGCATTAGACGAAATTCAGAAAGTTAAATTCGGACTTGAAACTAATCTGTCTAGCGATCTTATGGCGCTTGACATCAAAGAAGCTTTATACCAATTCGGGATGATTACCGGACAGGTCACTAATGACGAGCTGTTGGGGAATATCTTTGCTAATTTCTGTATAGGCAAATAA
- a CDS encoding helix-turn-helix domain-containing protein: MKKIETSDIETKSKISNYVVDVNSKDFLTVNEASTLLNMSSKTVYRLIEQKELNAFNFSVRKTLIRRKDIDSYFENNLIASDYVNPNRENEINRDNSYTINEAIEKFNISNGALYNIIKKHNIPKKKSGKYTLVKREDLNKIFQ, from the coding sequence TTGAAAAAAATTGAAACGAGCGACATAGAAACAAAATCAAAAATTTCAAATTATGTTGTGGATGTAAATTCAAAAGATTTTTTAACTGTTAATGAAGCATCTACACTACTGAATATGTCTTCCAAAACTGTTTATAGATTAATTGAGCAAAAAGAATTAAATGCTTTCAATTTTTCGGTTAGAAAAACACTAATTAGAAGAAAAGATATTGATAGTTATTTTGAAAATAATTTGATAGCCTCAGATTATGTCAACCCTAATAGAGAAAACGAGATAAACCGAGACAATTCATACACCATTAATGAAGCTATTGAAAAATTCAATATTTCAAATGGAGCATTATATAACATTATAAAAAAACATAACATCCCAAAAAAGAAGAGTGGAAAATATACGCTTGTAAAAAGAGAGGATCTAAACAAAATTTTTCAATAG
- a CDS encoding tyrosine-type recombinase/integrase, with amino-acid sequence MSRVTLREKKLSTGKISLYLDYYPPIINPKNGTETRREFLKLYLFSNPKTIEEKKKNTENLNLAEIIRSKRNVQLKNKEFGFKDNVVLNINFITLYKSVVDDYFNSGSESNYNSWKASLNHLENFSGGTILSKNLNLDYIKKYRAYLLNAKSTRNSKTEKKLAKNTASSYFKNFIAVLKIAYKQNLIEKNLAEDAEYIKEEETHREYLTEEEISLLWKTEIKIEKVKYMAIFSALSGLRFVDINNLYWENIYKDKHQGYYISLREEKTKSIKNHPISDTAYNILKTQKTDIGLVFGGIQYSQITRPLKEWIKKSGIKKKISFHNFRHSYATLQLANGTDIYTVSKLLGHKNVSTTQIYTKVMDKNKIEAANRINIELDGLS; translated from the coding sequence ATGAGCAGAGTAACATTAAGAGAAAAAAAATTGAGTACTGGAAAGATAAGTCTTTATTTAGACTACTATCCTCCTATCATTAATCCTAAAAATGGAACGGAAACTCGTAGAGAATTTTTAAAGCTATACTTATTTAGTAACCCGAAAACAATAGAAGAAAAAAAGAAGAATACTGAAAATTTAAACCTTGCTGAAATAATCAGATCCAAAAGAAATGTTCAACTCAAAAACAAAGAATTTGGTTTTAAAGACAACGTTGTATTAAATATTAATTTTATAACTCTTTATAAAAGTGTTGTTGACGACTATTTTAATTCTGGTAGTGAATCCAATTATAATTCGTGGAAAGCTTCTTTAAACCATTTAGAAAATTTCAGTGGAGGTACAATATTATCGAAAAATCTAAACCTCGATTATATAAAAAAATACAGAGCCTATCTCTTAAATGCAAAAAGCACGAGAAATTCAAAAACTGAAAAAAAGCTCGCAAAAAATACTGCCTCATCTTATTTTAAGAATTTTATAGCTGTCTTAAAGATAGCCTACAAACAAAATTTAATTGAAAAAAACTTAGCCGAAGATGCTGAATACATTAAAGAAGAAGAGACCCATAGAGAGTATTTAACCGAAGAAGAAATTTCTTTGTTATGGAAAACCGAAATCAAAATTGAGAAAGTAAAATATATGGCAATTTTTTCGGCTTTGAGTGGATTGCGTTTTGTAGATATAAATAATCTTTATTGGGAGAATATATACAAGGACAAACATCAAGGGTATTACATATCACTAAGAGAAGAAAAGACAAAATCTATAAAAAATCATCCAATTTCTGATACTGCTTACAATATTTTAAAAACACAAAAAACTGATATTGGTCTTGTATTTGGAGGAATTCAATATTCTCAAATAACCAGACCTTTAAAAGAATGGATTAAAAAGTCTGGGATTAAAAAGAAAATTTCATTCCATAATTTTAGGCATAGTTACGCAACCTTACAACTTGCAAATGGAACAGATATATATACCGTATCAAAATTATTAGGTCATAAAAATGTTTCTACAACACAGATTTATACCAAAGTAATGGACAAAAATAAAATTGAAGCTGCTAATCGAATAAACATTGAACTTGATGGATTATCTTAA
- a CDS encoding helix-turn-helix domain-containing protein, giving the protein MKNQQIFMLSEEGIKVLAEQITENIKKAMNPSNSSTEDVFMNIDETAKLINLTKPSIYGLVHQNRIPYHKKGKRLYFLKSQIIDWLKSGKNESKDDIESKANEYLMKNQLFNR; this is encoded by the coding sequence ATGAAAAATCAACAAATTTTTATGCTCTCAGAAGAAGGAATAAAAGTACTTGCAGAGCAAATCACGGAGAACATTAAAAAGGCAATGAATCCCTCTAATTCTTCAACAGAGGATGTCTTTATGAACATTGATGAAACGGCTAAACTTATCAATTTAACCAAACCCAGTATTTATGGATTAGTTCATCAAAACAGAATCCCATATCATAAAAAAGGGAAGCGTTTATACTTCTTGAAATCACAAATCATTGATTGGTTAAAATCAGGCAAAAATGAATCTAAAGATGATATAGAATCTAAAGCCAATGAGTATTTAATGAAAAACCAACTATTTAATCGTTAA
- a CDS encoding DUF3987 domain-containing protein — MDVKNLKDIDDRIGNAFKTNKEIAINQLEQIISKMPIEIKTLINDAFVLKRIPKEYLLSSILFAYSNACGLAFSIKAMGYINYANLYFSIIGSRGDIKSPAMDLATFPLVKYDNDKYKEFKKNNIELEETEKSDRKQLFLQDATIESAVFTHYKNKYSIGIFIDELYFIIEKMANKNSTEGTAWRTFFLQGNTNKYIDISRKTTESFRIEKSYPTLLGSIQNQFVPKLFADGNLESGLIDRILFTNKLTMNNRLSINDISNEVFENYSKSLINLLNYRTEIENTFEMDDLQIELDSNANKRLFDYSQELINRQNAVNDLSKEYISKMMINIHKVSLLTHLILNSKRQAYQSKINTETIEIAILILEFYFINFKIVLDENINQKEKLPTTEDIIRLAIKNNASQKDVVAITGMNKSSISRKWNNELMQLAT, encoded by the coding sequence ATGGATGTAAAAAATCTTAAAGATATTGATGATAGAATTGGAAACGCTTTTAAAACAAACAAAGAAATCGCAATTAATCAATTGGAACAAATAATTTCCAAAATGCCAATTGAAATCAAAACACTAATTAATGATGCGTTTGTTTTAAAAAGGATTCCGAAAGAATATTTATTAAGTTCAATATTATTTGCTTACAGCAATGCTTGTGGTCTTGCTTTTTCAATAAAAGCGATGGGATATATAAATTATGCCAATTTATATTTTTCTATAATTGGAAGTCGTGGAGATATTAAATCCCCAGCAATGGATTTAGCAACATTTCCTTTGGTAAAATATGACAACGATAAATATAAAGAGTTCAAAAAAAACAATATCGAATTAGAAGAAACTGAAAAAAGCGATAGGAAACAGCTATTTCTTCAAGATGCCACAATTGAATCGGCAGTTTTTACGCACTATAAAAACAAATACTCGATTGGAATTTTCATTGATGAACTCTATTTCATTATCGAAAAAATGGCAAATAAAAACAGTACGGAGGGCACAGCTTGGAGAACTTTCTTTTTGCAGGGAAATACTAATAAGTACATTGATATATCACGTAAAACAACAGAAAGTTTTAGAATTGAAAAATCATATCCAACTTTATTAGGTTCAATTCAAAATCAATTTGTTCCGAAACTATTTGCAGACGGAAATTTAGAAAGCGGATTAATCGACCGAATTCTTTTTACTAACAAATTAACAATGAACAATAGATTATCAATAAATGATATTTCAAATGAAGTATTTGAAAACTATTCTAAATCCTTAATCAACCTTCTTAATTATCGTACTGAAATAGAAAACACTTTTGAAATGGACGATTTACAGATAGAACTTGATTCAAATGCCAATAAACGTCTTTTTGATTATTCACAAGAATTAATAAATCGTCAAAATGCAGTAAATGATTTAAGTAAAGAATACATTTCAAAAATGATGATTAATATTCACAAAGTAAGCCTTTTAACCCACTTAATTTTAAATTCCAAAAGACAAGCCTACCAAAGTAAAATCAATACTGAAACCATTGAAATTGCAATCCTGATTCTTGAGTTTTATTTTATAAACTTCAAAATTGTTTTAGATGAAAATATCAACCAAAAAGAAAAATTACCAACTACTGAAGATATTATCAGATTAGCAATAAAAAACAATGCCAGTCAAAAAGATGTTGTAGCGATTACTGGAATGAATAAATCATCAATATCAAGAAAATGGAATAACGAATTGATGCAACTTGCAACTTGA
- a CDS encoding DUF6371 domain-containing protein: MIDKNIASCRLQTKNQIVMLQKTKLELTFNSKRDYKLITPCCGRNNTDGKFINYKNLSQEYGFCHSCGKASLPPTIYVDKNGNEYIWNELESKFQTDLILSKKNIINPPKITVQKFINESIIWQYFKINPENNLLQYLRKTYGDIKTEDAKETYALGTSNDGGIIFWSINSNLKVQKAKIAYYGTNGKRTNKFKVPYKNEDGYFNCLFGEHLVYDEIKAKKTIILTESEKTAIIGYILFPQYVWVAYGGINGLTENKVSPLIGHNVLIIPDMSENAVSIILNKIPFLISLGINVKIWDMTESKTDEQLKLDGIYNNDLEDVFRKIII; this comes from the coding sequence ATGATTGATAAAAATATTGCGAGTTGCAGGTTGCAAACCAAAAACCAAATAGTTATGCTTCAAAAAACCAAATTAGAACTTACATTTAACTCAAAAAGAGATTATAAATTAATTACGCCTTGTTGTGGTAGAAATAATACAGACGGGAAATTCATCAACTATAAAAATCTAAGTCAAGAGTATGGTTTTTGTCATTCTTGCGGAAAAGCTTCATTACCTCCTACTATATATGTTGATAAAAACGGAAACGAATATATTTGGAATGAACTAGAAAGTAAATTTCAAACGGATTTAATTCTTTCTAAAAAAAACATAATAAATCCACCAAAAATAACGGTTCAAAAATTCATAAATGAATCAATAATTTGGCAATATTTTAAAATAAATCCCGAAAACAATCTTCTACAATATTTACGCAAAACGTATGGAGATATAAAAACAGAAGATGCAAAAGAAACCTATGCTTTAGGCACAAGTAATGACGGAGGTATTATATTTTGGAGCATAAACAGTAATTTGAAAGTTCAAAAAGCCAAAATAGCTTACTATGGTACAAACGGTAAACGGACTAATAAATTTAAAGTTCCTTATAAAAATGAAGATGGATATTTCAACTGCTTATTTGGTGAACATTTGGTTTATGATGAAATTAAAGCAAAGAAAACAATTATATTAACTGAAAGTGAAAAAACAGCTATTATAGGTTATATTCTATTTCCTCAATATGTTTGGGTGGCTTATGGTGGAATTAACGGATTAACCGAAAATAAAGTAAGCCCTTTAATTGGTCATAATGTCTTAATCATTCCCGATATGAGCGAAAATGCCGTCAGTATAATTTTAAATAAAATACCATTTCTCATTTCATTGGGAATCAATGTCAAAATATGGGATATGACCGAAAGTAAAACTGACGAGCAATTAAAACTTGATGGGATTTACAATAACGATTTGGAAGATGTTTTTAGAAAAATAATTATTTAG
- a CDS encoding thiopeptide-type bacteriocin biosynthesis protein has protein sequence MKRDFCIGSEWLYYKIYTGVKTADIILLEKLYPIIQELKTEKRIQKWFFIRYKDPDEHIRLRFYSENLENMPIIISRLYPILNFLLQENTIWKVQTDTYQRELERYGEQTITESETLFYQDSEMMLRYLSLKSSFLKKEMQLLFSFLAIDRFLNSFSLTNADRMKLMDELQTFFKKEFDADTNLKKAMSRQYQELSKDITAFLSGTAQNEYPEIYATIEKRESQLNKLAPTIKNNLQISLSNFLMSHIHMMINRQYTSQQRKYELIIYTHLYCYYKTIVYKQTSHVKNKFKID, from the coding sequence ATGAAAAGAGATTTTTGCATAGGAAGCGAATGGCTGTATTATAAAATATACACTGGAGTTAAGACTGCCGATATCATTTTACTTGAAAAATTATACCCTATTATTCAAGAATTAAAAACTGAAAAAAGAATCCAAAAATGGTTTTTTATTAGATACAAAGACCCCGATGAACACATCAGGCTTCGGTTTTACAGTGAAAATTTGGAGAATATGCCTATCATTATTTCAAGATTATATCCTATTTTAAACTTTTTGCTTCAAGAAAATACTATTTGGAAAGTACAAACAGACACTTATCAAAGAGAATTAGAACGATATGGTGAACAAACTATAACTGAATCAGAAACTTTATTTTATCAGGATAGCGAAATGATGTTACGCTACTTATCTCTTAAATCATCTTTTTTAAAAAAAGAAATGCAATTGCTTTTTAGTTTTCTCGCTATTGATCGTTTTCTCAATTCATTCTCATTAACAAACGCCGACAGAATGAAACTAATGGATGAATTACAGACTTTTTTCAAAAAAGAGTTTGATGCAGATACAAATTTAAAAAAAGCTATGAGCAGACAATATCAGGAATTGTCTAAGGATATAACAGCTTTTCTTAGTGGAACCGCACAAAATGAATATCCTGAAATATACGCTACTATAGAAAAAAGAGAAAGCCAGTTGAATAAACTGGCTCCAACTATCAAAAATAATTTGCAAATTTCGCTATCAAACTTTTTGATGAGTCATATTCATATGATGATAAATCGTCAATATACATCGCAACAAAGAAAGTACGAATTAATAATTTATACTCATTTATATTGCTATTACAAAACGATTGTTTACAAACAAACATCTCATGTTAAGAACAAATTCAAAATTGATTAA
- a CDS encoding lantibiotic dehydratase family protein: MNKYNVLPFQHYVLRTPLFPIAFYKEVLENYSQEHLLLQLENFYIREAIYLASPELIVALDKWKSNPSSISDKKKKALEISFLKYLARMSARCTPFGLFAGCTVGKIAEETNIILECPEFYARHTQFDMQFWVALLQNLAKRKEVIPLLKFYPNNSIYQLGDFYRYVEYKYIKTKREHSISAIRKSDLLALLLSQTKSGMTVHEMVNLLADDDSETEQALEYINQLIDFQFLVSELDGTVTGNDDWNSIFAILNKIPALKKDCELLQRIQQQFAALDENLIPSEKKYENIKKGIQNLNVEYDEKYLFQTDLNTATASNILSDTVPKKVLQAIRFLNGIQKPKAYLNHANFIKSFTKRYESREMPLTTVLDTETGIGYIQNSEMNDTHDLLDKFLFNSKIADDKNEIWTAFDSILEKKMQECLQKNRATLTLSEKDFPDFDPNWNNAPTTFSVMIEYFKKENKELIAIESSGGISAAKLLGRFCNGNTEIHNLTKEIIKKESNYHSDKILAEIVHIPESRTGNILRRPVLRDYEIAYLSNSGVNKKHQIELEDLMISIKKNTVVLRSKKHNKEVLPCLSNAHNYSNKSLPIYHFLSDLQSQNIKPIYSFSWGVLETHYSYFPRVTYKDIILSKAKWKVTQKEIDSFYTKTDSSLLETFTNWRLKRNISRFANWVHFDNTLLIDFEKEIGIQLFLKSTQNHNTIILEEFLFTEESVTKNKNGEDLANQIILSFNKEHA, translated from the coding sequence ATGAACAAATACAACGTTCTCCCTTTTCAGCATTATGTTTTAAGGACGCCTTTATTTCCCATCGCTTTCTATAAAGAGGTATTGGAGAACTACTCTCAAGAACACTTATTATTACAGCTTGAAAATTTCTATATCCGAGAAGCTATCTATTTAGCTTCTCCAGAACTAATTGTGGCTTTAGACAAATGGAAATCGAATCCTTCAAGCATATCTGATAAAAAAAAGAAAGCTCTAGAAATCAGCTTTTTAAAATATTTAGCTAGAATGTCTGCCCGTTGTACACCTTTTGGATTATTTGCGGGTTGCACTGTTGGCAAAATAGCCGAAGAAACAAACATTATACTCGAATGCCCAGAATTTTACGCTCGTCACACGCAATTCGACATGCAATTTTGGGTAGCTCTTTTACAAAATTTAGCCAAACGGAAAGAAGTTATACCACTGCTTAAATTTTATCCTAATAATTCTATTTATCAGCTTGGTGATTTTTATAGATATGTAGAATACAAATACATAAAAACGAAAAGAGAACACAGTATTTCGGCAATACGAAAATCCGATTTACTGGCTCTCTTATTGTCCCAAACCAAATCAGGTATGACTGTTCATGAAATGGTTAATCTTCTAGCCGATGATGATTCTGAAACAGAACAAGCTTTAGAATATATAAATCAGCTTATCGATTTTCAATTTCTAGTAAGCGAATTGGATGGTACTGTAACTGGCAATGACGATTGGAACAGCATTTTTGCTATTCTAAATAAAATTCCAGCGTTAAAAAAAGATTGCGAACTTTTGCAAAGAATACAACAACAGTTTGCAGCATTAGATGAAAATCTAATTCCTTCCGAAAAAAAATACGAAAACATCAAAAAAGGAATTCAAAATTTAAATGTCGAATATGATGAAAAGTACCTTTTTCAGACCGACTTAAATACTGCTACTGCTTCAAATATACTAAGCGATACCGTTCCTAAAAAAGTACTGCAAGCCATTCGGTTTTTAAACGGAATCCAAAAGCCTAAAGCATATTTAAATCATGCCAACTTTATAAAGTCATTTACCAAAAGATATGAATCACGAGAAATGCCATTAACCACTGTTTTAGACACGGAGACAGGAATTGGCTATATTCAAAATTCAGAGATGAATGACACTCATGATCTCTTGGATAAATTTTTATTCAACAGTAAAATTGCAGATGATAAAAATGAAATCTGGACTGCTTTTGACTCTATTTTAGAAAAAAAAATGCAAGAGTGCCTGCAAAAAAACAGAGCTACATTAACTCTTTCTGAAAAAGATTTTCCAGATTTTGATCCCAATTGGAATAATGCACCTACTACTTTTTCTGTAATGATTGAGTATTTTAAAAAAGAGAATAAAGAACTTATTGCTATAGAATCATCGGGTGGTATTAGTGCTGCAAAATTATTAGGGCGCTTTTGTAATGGGAATACTGAAATTCATAATTTGACAAAAGAAATCATCAAAAAAGAATCTAACTATCATTCAGACAAGATTCTTGCTGAGATCGTTCACATACCAGAATCACGAACTGGTAATATTCTAAGAAGACCTGTTTTAAGAGACTATGAAATAGCCTATTTATCTAACTCAGGAGTAAATAAAAAACATCAAATCGAGTTAGAAGATTTAATGATTTCAATCAAAAAAAACACTGTTGTTTTGCGATCTAAAAAACACAATAAAGAAGTGCTCCCATGTTTATCAAATGCACATAACTATTCCAATAAATCATTGCCTATTTATCATTTTTTAAGTGATTTGCAATCACAAAACATAAAACCGATTTATAGCTTCTCTTGGGGAGTTTTAGAAACTCATTATAGCTATTTTCCTAGAGTCACATACAAAGACATCATCCTCTCGAAAGCAAAATGGAAAGTAACCCAAAAAGAAATAGACTCTTTTTATACTAAAACCGACTCTTCTCTTTTGGAAACATTTACGAACTGGAGATTGAAACGAAACATTTCAAGATTTGCAAATTGGGTACACTTTGACAATACTCTTTTAATTGATTTTGAAAAAGAAATTGGTATACAATTATTTCTAAAGTCGACACAAAATCACAACACAATTATCTTAGAAGAATTTTTATTTACGGAAGAATCGGTTACTAAAAATAAAAATGGTGAAGACCTTGCCAATCAAATTATACTCTCATTTAATAAAGAGCATGCCTAA
- a CDS encoding S8 family serine peptidase: MKFIYSFLFILLFFASCKSSKEAYNSYTNLTAKKKVTPLILQTWYQKDYGQDTIPGISLDKWYAQNKKKPKSKDIIVAIIDTQIDLKHEDLQEKIWTNPNEIPNNGIDDDKNGYIDDINGWSFTGTKSGGYIVWGNFEYVRIVREWETLYKDKIESQITAQELSNYKEYLRAQKILEKEINYYKNWLKSLNYSVLTYPIAKDSLKHYFPKEDYTYQQLDSMYKKYKINDKTFRQRREDRDWDIGAMIGFMKARLDFNEHSLEDVKENETQADSILNKNLNINFNERTSLGDNPKILEKGYGNNNISNNKTNHRTIQDHCTKVSGIIAANRTNNKGIKGISDNVKIMPLNISYSGDENDKDIAMAVRYAVDNGAKIINMSFGKEFSLHKEWVFEAFKYAEEHNVLLIHSAGNNKFNVDENPYYPSDNCFDGSKEVCSNFINVGSISLKLNSMFVSRFTNYGKQNVDLFAPGDEIYTTGAGNVYKTDSGTSLAGPMVSGTAALIWSYYPKLTATEVKQIIMDSGTPYDLEVIVPGTKDKKVPFSELSKSGKVLNVYNAMLMAEKVSKHKK; encoded by the coding sequence ATGAAATTCATCTATTCTTTTTTATTTATTTTACTATTCTTCGCAAGTTGCAAGTCTTCAAAGGAAGCCTATAATTCCTATACCAATTTGACTGCTAAAAAAAAGGTTACCCCATTAATCTTACAAACGTGGTATCAAAAAGATTATGGACAAGACACTATTCCAGGTATTTCTCTAGATAAATGGTATGCTCAAAATAAAAAGAAACCCAAAAGTAAAGATATTATTGTAGCTATAATAGACACCCAAATTGATTTAAAACATGAGGATCTACAAGAAAAAATCTGGACGAACCCTAATGAGATTCCAAACAATGGTATCGATGATGACAAAAATGGTTATATAGATGATATCAATGGTTGGAGCTTTACGGGCACAAAGAGCGGAGGTTATATAGTATGGGGAAATTTCGAATATGTAAGAATTGTTAGAGAATGGGAAACTCTATATAAAGATAAAATAGAGAGCCAAATTACTGCTCAAGAACTTTCAAATTATAAAGAATACCTTAGAGCACAAAAAATACTTGAAAAAGAGATTAATTATTACAAAAACTGGTTAAAATCATTAAACTATAGTGTTCTTACTTATCCAATAGCCAAAGATAGCTTAAAACATTATTTCCCAAAAGAAGATTATACCTACCAACAATTGGATAGTATGTATAAAAAGTATAAAATAAATGACAAAACATTTAGACAAAGGCGAGAAGACAGAGACTGGGATATTGGAGCAATGATAGGTTTTATGAAAGCAAGGCTAGATTTCAATGAACACTCTTTGGAAGATGTAAAAGAAAATGAAACTCAAGCAGATTCAATACTCAATAAAAATTTGAATATAAATTTTAATGAACGCACTTCTTTAGGTGACAATCCTAAAATTTTAGAAAAAGGATATGGGAATAATAACATTTCTAATAATAAAACCAATCATCGAACTATTCAAGACCATTGTACTAAAGTATCAGGTATTATAGCTGCAAACAGGACAAATAATAAAGGAATAAAAGGAATTTCCGACAATGTAAAAATCATGCCTTTAAACATCTCTTATTCTGGAGATGAGAATGACAAAGATATTGCTATGGCAGTGCGTTATGCTGTAGATAATGGTGCCAAAATAATCAATATGTCTTTCGGTAAAGAATTCTCTCTACATAAAGAATGGGTTTTTGAAGCCTTCAAATATGCCGAAGAGCACAATGTTTTACTCATTCACAGTGCAGGAAATAATAAATTTAATGTTGATGAAAATCCATACTATCCTAGCGATAATTGTTTTGACGGCTCAAAAGAAGTTTGTAGCAATTTTATCAATGTGGGTTCGATTTCCTTAAAATTGAATAGTATGTTTGTATCTCGTTTTACAAATTATGGGAAACAAAATGTAGATTTATTTGCTCCTGGAGATGAAATATACACCACAGGAGCGGGAAATGTCTATAAAACAGATTCAGGGACTTCATTAGCAGGACCTATGGTCTCTGGAACCGCTGCTTTAATCTGGTCGTATTATCCTAAACTTACCGCAACTGAGGTCAAACAAATTATTATGGATTCAGGTACTCCTTATGATTTAGAAGTTATTGTTCCTGGTACAAAAGATAAAAAAGTTCCTTTTTCAGAACTATCTAAATCAGGAAAAGTCTTAAATGTGTATAATGCCATGCTAATGGCTGAGAAAGTGAGCAAGCATAAAAAATAA